Proteins encoded together in one Anticarsia gemmatalis isolate Benzon Research Colony breed Stoneville strain chromosome 1, ilAntGemm2 primary, whole genome shotgun sequence window:
- the LOC142985720 gene encoding uncharacterized protein LOC142985720 isoform X1, with the protein MSTQSKTMPMLDLKVYIRVVAAVFSISSATAFVLAMLRLLNPELFYLDILEGSDLGIHYFISGLMIMTSGIGFLNSVVVMNRSASQNTGRNITTWLLLDSLFETTRVIYVFVCEIVLKGKGQVQVYELLISAAQYLLDSFLYCQMILRH; encoded by the exons ATGTCAACGCAGTCTAAAACAATGCCAATGTTGGACTTAAAGGTTTATATACGAGTCGTCGCTGCGGTGTTTTCA ATCTCATCAGCCACAGCATTTGTCCTGGCCATGCTTCGTCTGTTGAATCCAGAGCTATTTTACCTAGACATATTAGAAGGCAGTGATTTAG GTATCCACTACTTCATATCGGGTCTAATGATAATGACAAGTGGTATAGGCTTCCTCAACAGCGTGGTAGTGATGAACAGAAGTGCGAGTCAGAACACAGGCCGCAACATCACCACGTGGTTGCTCCTAGACTCATTGTTCGAGACCACTAGAGTGATATACGTGTTCGTGTGCGAGATTGTGCTCAAAGGGAAGGGGCAGGTGCAAGTTTATGAGCTGTTGATCAGCGCTGCGCAGTACC TGCTAGACAGTTTTCTCTACTGTCAAATGATACTCAGACACTAG
- the LOC142985720 gene encoding uncharacterized protein LOC142985720 isoform X2 yields the protein MCSGQISSATAFVLAMLRLLNPELFYLDILEGSDLGIHYFISGLMIMTSGIGFLNSVVVMNRSASQNTGRNITTWLLLDSLFETTRVIYVFVCEIVLKGKGQVQVYELLISAAQYLLDSFLYCQMILRH from the exons ATCTCATCAGCCACAGCATTTGTCCTGGCCATGCTTCGTCTGTTGAATCCAGAGCTATTTTACCTAGACATATTAGAAGGCAGTGATTTAG GTATCCACTACTTCATATCGGGTCTAATGATAATGACAAGTGGTATAGGCTTCCTCAACAGCGTGGTAGTGATGAACAGAAGTGCGAGTCAGAACACAGGCCGCAACATCACCACGTGGTTGCTCCTAGACTCATTGTTCGAGACCACTAGAGTGATATACGTGTTCGTGTGCGAGATTGTGCTCAAAGGGAAGGGGCAGGTGCAAGTTTATGAGCTGTTGATCAGCGCTGCGCAGTACC TGCTAGACAGTTTTCTCTACTGTCAAATGATACTCAGACACTAG
- the LOC142985720 gene encoding uncharacterized protein LOC142985720 isoform X3 — protein MLRLLNPELFYLDILEGSDLGIHYFISGLMIMTSGIGFLNSVVVMNRSASQNTGRNITTWLLLDSLFETTRVIYVFVCEIVLKGKGQVQVYELLISAAQYLLDSFLYCQMILRH, from the exons ATGCTTCGTCTGTTGAATCCAGAGCTATTTTACCTAGACATATTAGAAGGCAGTGATTTAG GTATCCACTACTTCATATCGGGTCTAATGATAATGACAAGTGGTATAGGCTTCCTCAACAGCGTGGTAGTGATGAACAGAAGTGCGAGTCAGAACACAGGCCGCAACATCACCACGTGGTTGCTCCTAGACTCATTGTTCGAGACCACTAGAGTGATATACGTGTTCGTGTGCGAGATTGTGCTCAAAGGGAAGGGGCAGGTGCAAGTTTATGAGCTGTTGATCAGCGCTGCGCAGTACC TGCTAGACAGTTTTCTCTACTGTCAAATGATACTCAGACACTAG